A genomic window from Deinococcus detaillensis includes:
- the pfkA gene encoding 6-phosphofructokinase: MTEPTPIKRIAVLTSGGDAPGMNAAIRAVVRTATYHGIEVVGVRRGFQGLHQGDLRLLGPRDVANIIQRGGTMLLTARSHTWRSAEGRAEGARHLREWHVDALVVIGGDGSFHGAHFLQKEHGIRVVGLPGTIDNDLYGTDHTIGYFTAVETALDAVDKLRDTAASHERIFVIEVMGRHAGHIALDVAVAGGAEEVFLPEDEKSVDDLMDVIRESQAKGKASSVIIVAEGYPGGGQGIANAITQHTGIDTRLTVLGHIQRGGSPVSSDRVLASRLGQGAVEALMAGKSNIMIGRTGGGLTYVPFEETWEKRKDVSRALYKCAKILSI, from the coding sequence ATGACCGAACCCACTCCAATCAAGCGCATCGCGGTGCTGACCAGCGGCGGCGACGCGCCGGGCATGAACGCGGCTATCCGGGCCGTCGTCCGTACCGCCACATATCACGGCATCGAAGTGGTGGGGGTGCGGCGCGGCTTTCAAGGACTGCACCAAGGTGACTTGCGCCTCCTCGGCCCCCGTGACGTGGCCAATATCATCCAGCGCGGCGGCACCATGCTGCTGACCGCCCGCAGCCACACCTGGCGCAGCGCCGAGGGGCGGGCTGAGGGAGCGCGTCACCTGCGCGAGTGGCACGTGGACGCTTTGGTGGTCATCGGCGGCGACGGCAGCTTTCACGGCGCACACTTTTTGCAAAAAGAGCACGGTATCCGGGTGGTCGGCCTCCCCGGCACCATCGACAACGACCTCTACGGCACCGACCACACCATCGGTTACTTCACGGCAGTCGAAACGGCCCTGGACGCCGTCGACAAACTGCGCGACACGGCGGCCAGCCACGAGCGCATCTTCGTGATTGAGGTGATGGGCCGCCACGCCGGACACATCGCCCTCGACGTGGCGGTGGCGGGCGGCGCAGAAGAAGTCTTTTTGCCGGAAGACGAAAAATCGGTGGACGACTTGATGGACGTTATCCGGGAAAGTCAGGCCAAAGGCAAAGCCAGCAGCGTGATTATCGTGGCCGAGGGCTACCCCGGCGGCGGGCAGGGCATCGCCAACGCCATTACCCAGCACACCGGCATCGACACCCGCCTGACCGTGCTGGGCCACATCCAGCGCGGCGGCTCGCCGGTGTCCTCTGACCGGGTGCTGGCTTCGCGGCTGGGTCAGGGCGCGGTGGAAGCTTTGATGGCGGGCAAGTCCAACATCATGATCGGGCGCACCGGCGGCGGGCTGACGTATGTGCCGTTTGAAGAAACCTGGGAAAAGCGCAAGGACGTGAGCCGGGCGCTCTATAAGTGCGCCAAAATCCTGAGCATTTGA
- the rsmI gene encoding 16S rRNA (cytidine(1402)-2'-O)-methyltransferase has product MSQNWSERGASDAADLAFPTEPNSADPDSAELDSADWEDDLGGTETAGIHIWLVPTPVGNLGDITYRAVEVLRGADAVACEDTRRSGALLSHFGISRPLVRLDAHTMSRAESVLSKYPRLAYISDAGSPGISDPGSELVAAALKLGGRVEALPGATAFVPALVLSGLSSARFTFEGFLPRSGRERKERLAAVAQRSETSLIYESPHRLHATLLELAVSCGEQRPGSVTRELSKKFEETRRGPLSELAQHFEGGVRGEIVVVVAGKAADELLPGVTQTDYGQLAQEWAEAGKDAREIRALLQASGLRKNDAYQLSLSVTAPRLG; this is encoded by the coding sequence ATGTCCCAGAACTGGTCTGAGCGCGGCGCGTCTGACGCTGCCGACTTGGCTTTTCCGACAGAACCGAATTCGGCAGACCCAGATTCGGCAGAGTTGGACTCGGCAGACTGGGAAGACGACTTGGGCGGCACAGAAACTGCAGGCATACATATCTGGCTGGTGCCGACGCCGGTGGGCAATCTCGGCGACATCACTTACCGGGCGGTGGAAGTCTTGCGCGGCGCGGACGCGGTGGCCTGCGAAGACACCCGACGCAGCGGAGCGCTGCTGAGCCATTTTGGGATTTCGCGCCCACTGGTGCGCTTAGATGCCCACACCATGTCGCGGGCCGAAAGCGTGCTGAGCAAATATCCGCGCCTCGCTTATATCTCGGATGCGGGAAGTCCGGGCATCAGCGATCCGGGCAGCGAACTGGTGGCGGCGGCACTTAAATTGGGCGGGCGGGTAGAAGCCCTGCCGGGAGCCACCGCGTTTGTTCCAGCATTGGTGCTCTCGGGCCTGAGCAGCGCCCGCTTTACCTTTGAGGGCTTTTTGCCGCGCTCGGGGCGCGAGCGCAAAGAACGCCTCGCGGCGGTGGCCCAGCGCAGCGAAACCAGCTTGATCTACGAAAGCCCTCACCGCCTGCACGCCACTTTGCTGGAATTGGCGGTGAGTTGCGGCGAGCAGCGCCCAGGCAGCGTGACCCGCGAACTCAGCAAAAAGTTTGAAGAAACGCGGCGCGGCCCGCTCAGCGAACTCGCCCAGCACTTTGAGGGCGGTGTGCGCGGCGAAATCGTGGTGGTGGTGGCAGGCAAAGCGGCAGACGAGCTCTTGCCCGGCGTAACCCAGACAGATTACGGGCAGCTCGCTCAGGAGTGGGCGGAGGCTGGCAAAGACGCCCGCGAAATCCGGGCCTTGCTCCAAGCCAGCGGTTTGCGTAAGAATGACGCTTATCAGCTGTCGTTGAGTGTCACTGCACCGCGACTCGGTTGA
- a CDS encoding transglycosylase domain-containing protein encodes MRFLLRTLGVLVVLALLAAGGMWYLWGRNLPSVTDLDVLEFSGTTRVYDRQNKLVATLTPSLSSGQSVNRDLLPLTQISSSAKWATVTSEDRRFYDHGGVDIIGIGRGLFRGLFQNNLEGGSSITQQVVKNTLLSNLKSARTAERKFKEAVLAYQLENQFSKDQILNAYLNVIYWGDGGASDIIGVGAAAQAYFRVPASQLNLAQSVYLATLIPAPNTRYKDFSGFRPLEKDLLDRMVEDKRVTQAEADAAWKTPIYPSGWRIAWGANGQVQSATLERPQSLSDNNPATQTQPAFHFMQALEQELTAQIGRKALYGGGKVYATVDLQDQRAAERASLKAQLPDGATLGIALLDPSNGEVRALVGQKLTGGRPLDWNNALQARRQVGSSIKPLLYTLALSEGWKQSDTVLDSPLTGDYRPQNYDGRWTGRQVTLRYALDHSLNLPTVRLGQEIGMDKFMDKLRQLGMTPPTDAGLSLSIGTLEASPLQMAAAYAPFANGGNYYAPSLVRRVEDARGKVIYSRPAPVPTRVWDAQTAWLGLDMIRGVVNDLDRFQGGLGYNARIEGRDVAGKTGTTNDIKDLWFVGTTPALTGAVWVGKQAGGSLPAWAYSGTIPAPIWQQAVSGSLEGSPVSAFKEPPGIEYAVVRQVNMAFRTAPVSKPAPEAAKPEPSPADQPAPTPAQPVPAQVNPSPVNPSSTPNEIQPQNPQDPSAYPQPEDLVPSDPNAANPTNSTGTDPNVDFQGNQGEVQIVPQPEAPPSQ; translated from the coding sequence ATGCGTTTTTTGCTGAGAACTCTGGGTGTTTTGGTGGTGTTGGCGCTGTTGGCGGCGGGCGGCATGTGGTACCTGTGGGGCCGCAATCTGCCCAGCGTCACCGACCTCGACGTGCTGGAGTTCAGCGGCACCACCCGGGTCTATGACCGCCAAAACAAACTCGTCGCCACCCTGACGCCCTCGCTGTCTAGCGGCCAGAGCGTCAACCGCGACCTTTTACCGCTGACGCAGATCAGCTCCTCGGCCAAGTGGGCAACTGTTACCAGCGAAGATCGGCGCTTTTACGATCACGGCGGGGTAGACATCATCGGCATCGGGCGCGGGCTGTTTAGGGGCCTGTTCCAAAATAACTTGGAAGGCGGCTCCAGCATCACCCAGCAGGTCGTCAAAAATACGCTGCTGAGCAACCTCAAGAGCGCCCGCACCGCCGAGCGCAAATTCAAGGAAGCGGTGCTGGCCTACCAGCTCGAAAATCAGTTCAGCAAAGACCAGATTCTGAACGCTTACCTGAACGTCATATACTGGGGAGACGGCGGCGCAAGCGACATCATCGGCGTGGGCGCGGCGGCGCAGGCGTATTTCCGCGTTCCGGCGTCGCAGCTCAACTTGGCCCAGAGCGTCTACCTCGCCACCCTGATTCCTGCGCCCAACACCCGTTACAAAGACTTCAGCGGCTTTCGCCCGCTGGAAAAAGATCTGCTCGACCGAATGGTCGAAGATAAACGCGTCACGCAGGCCGAGGCCGACGCCGCTTGGAAAACGCCTATTTATCCGTCAGGCTGGCGCATCGCCTGGGGCGCGAATGGTCAGGTGCAGTCGGCCACCTTGGAGCGGCCCCAGAGCTTGTCTGACAACAATCCGGCCACCCAGACCCAACCGGCCTTTCACTTTATGCAGGCTTTGGAGCAAGAACTCACCGCTCAGATTGGCCGCAAAGCGCTCTACGGCGGCGGCAAGGTCTACGCCACCGTGGACTTACAAGATCAACGCGCCGCCGAACGCGCCAGCTTGAAGGCCCAGTTGCCGGACGGCGCGACCCTCGGCATTGCCCTGCTCGACCCCAGCAACGGCGAAGTGCGGGCGCTGGTGGGCCAAAAGCTGACTGGAGGCCGCCCACTAGACTGGAACAACGCTCTTCAGGCGCGTCGGCAAGTCGGGAGCAGCATCAAGCCGCTGCTGTACACGCTGGCGCTCTCGGAAGGCTGGAAGCAGTCGGACACCGTGCTGGACTCGCCGCTGACTGGCGATTACCGACCCCAGAACTACGACGGACGCTGGACCGGGCGGCAGGTGACGCTCAGGTACGCGCTCGACCACTCGCTCAACCTCCCCACCGTGCGGCTGGGGCAAGAGATCGGCATGGACAAGTTCATGGACAAGCTGCGCCAACTCGGCATGACTCCACCCACCGACGCGGGCCTGTCACTCAGCATCGGCACCTTGGAAGCCAGCCCGCTGCAAATGGCCGCCGCTTACGCTCCGTTTGCCAACGGCGGCAATTACTACGCGCCCAGCTTGGTGCGCCGGGTAGAGGACGCACGCGGCAAAGTCATCTACAGCCGCCCCGCCCCCGTCCCCACCCGCGTTTGGGACGCCCAGACGGCTTGGCTGGGCCTGGATATGATTCGCGGCGTGGTCAACGATCTCGACCGTTTTCAGGGCGGTCTGGGCTACAACGCCCGCATCGAGGGCCGCGACGTGGCTGGCAAGACCGGCACCACCAACGACATCAAGGATCTGTGGTTTGTCGGCACCACCCCGGCTCTCACCGGAGCCGTCTGGGTGGGCAAGCAGGCCGGCGGCTCACTGCCCGCCTGGGCCTACAGCGGCACCATCCCCGCACCGATCTGGCAGCAGGCGGTGTCCGGCTCGCTGGAAGGCAGCCCGGTAAGCGCCTTCAAGGAGCCGCCAGGGATCGAATACGCCGTTGTTCGGCAAGTCAATATGGCCTTTCGCACCGCGCCCGTCTCCAAACCTGCACCAGAAGCGGCCAAGCCGGAGCCGAGTCCAGCCGATCAGCCCGCACCTACTCCGGCCCAACCCGTTCCAGCTCAGGTCAATCCCAGCCCAGTCAATCCCAGCTCGACACCCAATGAAATCCAACCGCAAAATCCGCAAGACCCCAGCGCTTACCCGCAGCCAGAAGACTTGGTGCCCAGCGACCCCAATGCCGCCAACCCCACCAACTCCACCGGCACCGACCCCAACGTGGATTTTCAGGGCAATCAAGGTGAGGTGCAGATTGTGCCGCAGCCGGAAGCGCCGCCGAGCCAGTAG
- a CDS encoding serine hydrolase domain-containing protein: MFRPDPAAQVAHQFADSLPDVDARRLGTALRRSVRPAGVVAISQGAQRLVLGLRGAPESSFEIASVTKPFTAALAFELAQQGLLDLDAPLSRQLRAFRGYPPHVTARALLTHTAGLPTHPLRATLGMLSDFHNPYGRLSAETVLASGRRWSGLARQQAGRLSYSNFGYGLLALALAEAAGEPYPAALQRWILTPLGLTHIGFAPLTPLATPHGLLGSAKVSGFGGLIGAGGLYSTAADLLSFAEAHFSGRLRGWEKLSAVRAPAPLLGVTGGWFVTKWRREAVWWHDGVARGTRAALGFSPDTGRAAAVLIGSGVPFGGNHSGPASVLSELL; the protein is encoded by the coding sequence ATGTTTAGACCTGACCCCGCTGCTCAAGTCGCTCATCAATTTGCCGACTCGCTGCCTGACGTAGACGCCCGCAGGCTCGGTACGGCGCTGCGCCGGAGCGTCAGGCCTGCGGGCGTGGTGGCCATCTCACAGGGCGCTCAGCGTTTGGTGTTGGGGCTGCGCGGCGCTCCGGAGAGCAGTTTTGAAATCGCCAGTGTCACCAAACCGTTCACAGCGGCTTTGGCTTTTGAGCTGGCCCAGCAGGGTCTGCTCGACCTCGACGCCCCGCTCTCGCGCCAGTTGCGGGCTTTTCGCGGCTACCCGCCGCACGTCACCGCCCGCGCCCTGCTGACCCACACGGCGGGGCTGCCGACCCATCCGCTGCGGGCCACGCTGGGCATGCTGAGTGACTTTCACAATCCGTATGGCCGTCTGAGCGCCGAAACCGTGCTGGCCTCGGGGCGGCGCTGGAGTGGGCTAGCCCGCCAGCAAGCCGGGCGGCTGTCGTATTCCAATTTTGGTTACGGCCTGCTGGCGCTGGCCCTCGCTGAAGCGGCGGGTGAACCTTACCCAGCAGCTTTACAGCGCTGGATTCTTACGCCGCTGGGCCTTACCCACATTGGTTTTGCGCCCCTCACCCCGCTGGCGACTCCACACGGCCTGCTGGGCAGCGCCAAAGTCAGCGGCTTCGGTGGCCTGATCGGCGCAGGAGGACTGTACAGCACCGCCGCCGATTTGCTGAGCTTTGCCGAAGCCCACTTTAGCGGGCGGCTGCGCGGCTGGGAAAAGCTCAGTGCCGTCCGCGCACCCGCGCCGCTCCTGGGCGTGACGGGCGGCTGGTTTGTAACCAAGTGGCGGCGCGAAGCGGTGTGGTGGCACGACGGCGTGGCCAGAGGGACGCGGGCCGCGCTGGGCTTTTCGCCTGACACCGGCAGGGCAGCGGCGGTACTGATCGGCAGCGGCGTGCCGTTTGGCGGCAACCACAGCGGGCCAGCCTCGGTGCTGAGCGAACTGCTCTGA
- the gcvH gene encoding glycine cleavage system protein GcvH, whose amino-acid sequence MNIPSELKYAASHEWLKDDGTVGISDFAQDQLGDVVYVELPEVGREVKAGETVAVVESVKTASDIYSPASGTIVAVNEALGSAPEQVNGEPYGDGWLFKLDVTEEGGDLMDAAAYEAANG is encoded by the coding sequence ATGAATATTCCTTCAGAACTGAAGTACGCCGCCAGTCACGAATGGCTCAAAGATGACGGCACGGTGGGCATTTCCGACTTCGCGCAAGATCAGCTTGGCGACGTGGTGTACGTGGAGTTGCCGGAAGTGGGCCGCGAGGTCAAGGCCGGCGAAACAGTGGCTGTGGTCGAGAGCGTCAAGACCGCCTCGGACATCTACTCACCGGCCAGCGGGACGATCGTGGCCGTCAATGAAGCGCTCGGCAGCGCACCGGAGCAGGTCAACGGCGAGCCTTACGGCGACGGCTGGCTGTTCAAGTTGGACGTGACCGAAGAAGGCGGCGACCTGATGGACGCGGCGGCCTACGAAGCGGCCAACGGCTAA
- a CDS encoding CoxG family protein has product MQVQGSHTINAPQEKVWALLQDPEVLARCVPGVTEMTASGVDQYNAVLNVAVGPVKGKFQAKVTITDRQPPQQMTLSIDAKSPTGIVTATGTLKLSEVEGGKTQIDWEGEPKLRGMLATLAGRLIGGITQQQADVFFANLDKEASQPQTA; this is encoded by the coding sequence TTGCAAGTTCAGGGATCACATACCATCAACGCGCCGCAGGAAAAGGTTTGGGCTTTGCTGCAAGACCCGGAGGTGCTGGCCCGCTGCGTGCCGGGCGTCACTGAAATGACGGCCAGCGGAGTAGACCAGTACAACGCCGTTCTCAACGTGGCCGTTGGGCCGGTCAAAGGCAAATTTCAGGCCAAAGTCACCATCACAGACCGTCAGCCGCCGCAGCAAATGACGCTGAGCATCGACGCCAAAAGCCCCACCGGCATCGTCACCGCCACCGGCACCCTCAAGCTGAGCGAGGTGGAGGGCGGCAAAACCCAGATCGACTGGGAAGGCGAACCCAAATTGCGCGGCATGCTCGCCACCCTCGCCGGACGGCTGATCGGCGGCATTACCCAGCAGCAAGCCGACGTGTTTTTTGCCAATTTGGACAAAGAAGCCAGTCAGCCGCAAACCGCTTGA
- a CDS encoding molybdopterin molybdotransferase MoeA, with product MFVSVEEARTLLSALLPERETEHVPLSLAYGRTLAADLIAKVSHPSATESALDGIACRGADTLSASRETPVRLRLIGESRAGQAFAGEVGAGEAVRIYTGAPLPDGADAICPVEQLQDAGDDIVLLRPALSGDVRHEGGDFRTGETVLRAGVRLTPSRVALAAALGHAEVPTLRPLKVAVMSTGDEVVEPGLPLTAGQVYNSNAYGLLGMLQEAGCEAVLLPAAPDSPEALELALTSIGGADVLLTSGGVSMGKYDFVRDLLIEGGQVSFWKVRMRPGGPAMLGGWRGLPVFGLPGNPVSSLVVFHVIVRPALTGQPLSTLRLRAGTPFRGLADKTAFWRAEVRGAEVFDYAKQGSGVLRSLSEAGALVVMAEGGSAEVGDEVDVVLM from the coding sequence ATGTTTGTCAGTGTGGAGGAAGCCCGCACGCTGCTGAGCGCCCTTTTGCCTGAGCGGGAAACAGAACACGTGCCGCTGAGCCTCGCTTACGGGCGCACGCTGGCCGCCGACCTGATCGCCAAAGTCAGCCACCCCTCGGCCACCGAGAGCGCTCTGGACGGCATTGCTTGCCGAGGTGCCGACACGCTCTCGGCTTCGCGGGAAACGCCGGTTCGCCTGCGCCTGATAGGCGAAAGCCGCGCCGGGCAAGCCTTTGCGGGTGAAGTCGGCGCGGGCGAGGCGGTGCGGATTTACACCGGAGCGCCGCTGCCAGACGGTGCAGACGCGATTTGTCCGGTAGAGCAACTGCAAGATGCTGGAGACGACATTGTGCTGCTGCGCCCCGCCCTGAGCGGCGACGTTCGGCACGAAGGCGGCGACTTCCGGACAGGGGAGACGGTCTTGCGGGCGGGCGTGCGGCTGACGCCTTCCCGCGTGGCGCTGGCGGCCGCTCTAGGCCACGCCGAAGTCCCGACATTGAGGCCGCTCAAAGTGGCGGTGATGAGCACCGGCGACGAGGTGGTGGAGCCGGGGCTGCCGCTGACAGCAGGGCAGGTCTATAACTCCAACGCGTACGGTTTGCTGGGCATGTTGCAGGAAGCCGGATGCGAAGCGGTGCTGCTGCCCGCCGCACCCGACAGCCCGGAGGCGCTGGAACTGGCGCTGACCAGCATCGGCGGGGCGGACGTACTGCTGACCAGCGGCGGCGTCAGCATGGGCAAGTACGACTTCGTGCGCGACCTGCTGATCGAGGGCGGCCAAGTCAGCTTCTGGAAAGTTCGGATGCGGCCCGGCGGCCCGGCCATGCTCGGCGGTTGGAGGGGCCTGCCGGTGTTCGGCTTGCCCGGCAATCCAGTGAGCAGCTTGGTGGTCTTTCACGTGATCGTGCGCCCAGCACTGACCGGACAGCCGCTGAGCACTCTGCGCCTGAGAGCCGGCACGCCTTTCCGGGGTCTGGCCGACAAAACTGCTTTTTGGCGGGCCGAGGTGCGCGGCGCTGAGGTCTTTGACTACGCCAAGCAGGGCAGCGGCGTGCTGAGGTCGCTGAGCGAGGCGGGAGCACTGGTCGTGATGGCGGAGGGCGGCTCGGCGGAAGTGGGCGACGAAGTGGACGTGGTGCTGATGTGA
- the gcvT gene encoding glycine cleavage system aminomethyltransferase GcvT, with product MTNLDETGALRRTPLHAAHLKAGARMVPFGGWDMPVQYAGVKAEHAAVRQSAGMFDVSHMGEFRVTGPDAEAFLQYVTTNDLSKLRPGRAQYNWLPGEAGGLVDDIYIYRVSADEFFMVVNASNIAKDWAHLTRQAARYGAVLTDESDQWGLIAVQGPKAADLLQLHADTDLIARKKNSFFSAHLFGLPVWLARTGYTGEDGFEVFVAAEQAEEMWNQLLSVGLIPAGLGARDTLRLEAGFPLYGHEFSDSIHPLSSTYTWVVKDKQHLGREHIDLAPSQKLIGLALDKVPVREGYPVQLDGQVVGHITSGSLSPTLGYPVAMALVNVQSADAEAYGVEVRGKLHEARRVALPFYKKADV from the coding sequence GTGACCAACTTAGACGAAACAGGAGCGCTCCGGCGCACGCCGCTGCACGCTGCTCACCTGAAGGCCGGAGCCAGAATGGTGCCGTTTGGCGGCTGGGATATGCCCGTTCAGTACGCCGGCGTCAAAGCCGAACACGCGGCGGTGCGCCAAAGCGCGGGCATGTTCGACGTGTCGCACATGGGCGAATTCCGTGTGACGGGGCCGGACGCCGAAGCCTTTTTGCAGTACGTGACCACCAATGATCTCAGCAAACTGCGCCCCGGACGTGCTCAGTACAACTGGTTGCCGGGCGAGGCGGGCGGCCTGGTAGACGACATCTACATCTACCGCGTCTCAGCCGACGAATTTTTTATGGTGGTCAACGCCTCCAACATCGCCAAAGACTGGGCGCATTTGACCCGGCAGGCCGCCAGGTACGGCGCAGTGCTCACCGACGAATCGGATCAGTGGGGCCTGATCGCCGTGCAGGGGCCGAAAGCGGCTGACCTCCTGCAACTGCACGCCGACACCGACCTGATCGCCCGCAAGAAAAACAGTTTCTTTTCCGCTCACCTTTTCGGCCTTCCGGTCTGGCTGGCCCGCACCGGCTATACCGGCGAGGACGGCTTCGAGGTGTTCGTGGCCGCCGAACAAGCTGAAGAGATGTGGAACCAGCTGCTGTCGGTGGGCCTGATTCCCGCTGGCCTCGGCGCACGCGACACCCTGCGGCTGGAAGCGGGTTTTCCGCTTTACGGCCACGAGTTTTCCGATTCTATTCACCCGCTCAGCAGCACCTACACCTGGGTGGTCAAAGACAAACAGCATTTGGGCCGCGAGCATATCGACCTCGCGCCCAGCCAAAAGCTGATCGGCCTTGCCCTGGACAAAGTGCCGGTGCGCGAAGGCTATCCGGTGCAGCTTGACGGGCAAGTGGTGGGCCACATCACCAGCGGCAGCCTCAGCCCCACGCTGGGCTACCCGGTGGCGATGGCCCTGGTCAACGTTCAGAGCGCCGACGCCGAGGCCTACGGCGTGGAAGTGCGCGGTAAGCTGCATGAGGCGCGGCGGGTGGCCTTGCCGTTCTACAAAAAAGCGGACGTGTAG
- a CDS encoding Ig-like domain-containing protein has protein sequence MKLPLFLLLSATLLLSACGGGSTSQADTAAPNVALSAAQSGSSVVLSADASDNVVISKVEFYRGGQLLATDTAAPYTAGDTVTAAGSATYTAKAYDAAGNIGQSSKSITLTLTQKNTLYQGVWGWAIGDSTDATLLDSGVTVFSDEIAGNSGTVAAGAYFNKAQTRSGVAVMGPVSAAGKLETAFSFDASGSTRLYFVGSDDNNAIELYQGSPTFAGTGVLLNANNKPAQAIIVALVQGSTTVPSSLTAQATLKTQAKALALDALRTVKLNTSPQSVKISSALLESVEKTSSLLR, from the coding sequence GTGAAACTCCCTCTCTTTTTGCTTCTCAGCGCGACTTTGCTGCTCTCGGCCTGCGGCGGCGGCTCAACATCTCAAGCCGATACCGCTGCGCCCAACGTGGCCCTCAGCGCCGCGCAAAGCGGCAGCTCGGTTGTCCTGAGCGCCGATGCTTCGGACAACGTGGTTATCAGCAAAGTGGAGTTTTACCGGGGAGGCCAACTGCTCGCCACAGACACGGCAGCGCCTTACACCGCTGGCGACACGGTGACGGCAGCCGGCAGCGCTACTTACACTGCCAAAGCCTACGACGCTGCGGGCAACATTGGGCAAAGCAGCAAAAGTATCACGTTGACCTTGACGCAAAAAAATACCCTGTATCAAGGCGTGTGGGGCTGGGCAATTGGCGACAGCACCGACGCGACTTTGCTTGATTCGGGAGTGACCGTCTTCTCTGACGAAATAGCTGGGAACAGCGGCACTGTGGCGGCGGGCGCTTATTTCAATAAAGCGCAAACCCGCAGTGGAGTTGCTGTGATGGGTCCTGTCAGCGCCGCTGGAAAACTGGAGACGGCTTTCAGCTTTGACGCAAGCGGGTCAACTCGCTTGTATTTTGTCGGTTCAGACGACAACAACGCGATTGAACTTTATCAGGGCAGCCCTACTTTTGCGGGTACAGGTGTGCTCCTTAATGCCAACAACAAACCAGCGCAGGCGATTATTGTCGCCTTGGTTCAGGGCAGCACCACCGTGCCGAGCAGCCTCACCGCGCAGGCAACTCTCAAAACCCAAGCTAAGGCGCTGGCGCTCGACGCTTTGCGAACAGTCAAGCTCAACACCTCTCCCCAGAGCGTGAAGATCAGCTCCGCCCTTCTCGAAAGTGTAGAAAAAACCAGCTCCCTGCTGCGCTAA
- a CDS encoding TM2 domain-containing protein, which produces MTNPENEGVNLNKTAPANDLRIDPPQTPHLPPHQQDVPSWIDEATRPAAPRTPETQPQAYFNPRQPSSAATTDPQPLPITQAGDISSRKLVAGLLAIFLGTLGAHKFYLGRTTPGLMMLLVNIGGWFLTGVLSIVTFGIGALVLVPLMMLVFTALCIVSIIEGVVYLTRSDEEFNQTYLVGRKDWF; this is translated from the coding sequence ATGACCAATCCCGAGAATGAAGGCGTCAACCTCAATAAGACCGCTCCGGCCAACGATCTGCGGATTGACCCGCCGCAGACCCCACATCTGCCGCCGCACCAGCAAGACGTGCCGAGTTGGATCGACGAAGCGACCCGCCCAGCCGCGCCGCGCACTCCTGAAACTCAGCCGCAAGCTTATTTCAACCCCCGGCAGCCCAGCAGCGCGGCGACCACCGACCCACAGCCGCTGCCAATCACCCAGGCGGGCGACATCAGCTCCCGCAAATTGGTGGCCGGCCTGCTGGCGATTTTTCTCGGCACGCTGGGCGCACATAAGTTTTATCTGGGCCGCACCACGCCCGGTTTGATGATGCTGCTGGTCAACATCGGCGGCTGGTTTCTGACCGGCGTGCTGAGCATCGTCACCTTCGGCATAGGGGCGTTGGTGTTGGTGCCGCTGATGATGCTGGTTTTCACGGCGCTGTGCATCGTCAGCATCATTGAGGGCGTGGTGTACCTGACCCGCAGCGACGAAGAGTTTAACCAAACCTACTTGGTGGGCCGCAAAGATTGGTTCTGA
- a CDS encoding SRPBCC family protein — protein MSAHTFQGSSSVSAPRERVWAMLQDPQVLVKVVPGLSDAVTEQGGQMRATLSVSMGPVKGKFKTLVRVLNAQPPEYMELEVEGKTITGTAILHTKMTLTDLGETTRIDWVATPKLSGLLAGVGGKLIESKAKDAGAGQRYADRFFGRLGQEA, from the coding sequence ATGTCAGCGCATACTTTTCAAGGCAGCAGCAGCGTTTCCGCTCCCCGCGAGCGCGTGTGGGCGATGCTGCAAGATCCTCAAGTTCTGGTCAAAGTGGTGCCGGGCCTCAGCGACGCCGTAACGGAACAGGGCGGGCAAATGCGGGCCACCCTGAGCGTCAGCATGGGGCCGGTCAAAGGCAAGTTCAAAACTTTGGTGCGCGTGCTCAACGCTCAGCCGCCCGAATATATGGAGCTGGAAGTGGAAGGCAAAACCATTACCGGCACGGCGATTTTGCACACCAAAATGACCCTGACCGACCTGGGCGAGACGACCCGCATCGACTGGGTGGCCACGCCCAAGCTGTCGGGCTTGCTGGCCGGTGTGGGCGGCAAACTGATCGAAAGCAAAGCCAAAGACGCCGGAGCGGGCCAGCGCTACGCCGACCGATTTTTTGGGCGGCTGGGTCAGGAAGCCTAG